One Candidatus Sulfurimonas baltica DNA segment encodes these proteins:
- a CDS encoding response regulator transcription factor produces MKNRVLKQLKVLLVEDEENIARLLKDAIGDNFLSFLIANDGKEGLEMFLKYSPDIVITDINMPRLNGLDMSKKLKSMNPSIPIIILSAFSEKEKLFSAIDIGVTKYFLKPFDPDELLDYIDSISEKIASKAVTLSEGFVFNKSTCSLYKNDRFVSLSKKESAFFALLLENKNSIIDDENIKISLWPKEEVSDERLRTFIRRVRAKTSKKLINNVKGVGYQIYFTSVNSIYNF; encoded by the coding sequence ATGAAAAATAGAGTATTAAAGCAGCTGAAAGTTCTATTAGTAGAAGATGAAGAAAATATTGCGAGACTTTTAAAAGATGCCATCGGAGATAACTTTTTAAGTTTTCTTATTGCCAACGATGGAAAAGAAGGCTTAGAAATGTTTCTTAAATACTCTCCTGATATTGTCATAACAGATATTAATATGCCTCGACTTAACGGTCTTGATATGTCAAAAAAATTAAAAAGTATGAATCCAAGTATTCCAATAATTATTTTAAGTGCATTTAGTGAAAAAGAGAAGTTGTTTAGCGCTATAGATATTGGTGTGACAAAATATTTTTTAAAACCGTTTGACCCTGATGAGTTGCTTGATTATATTGATAGTATCTCTGAAAAAATAGCTTCTAAAGCAGTGACACTAAGTGAAGGTTTTGTCTTTAACAAAAGTACATGCAGTCTCTATAAAAATGACAGGTTCGTCTCGTTGTCAAAAAAAGAGAGTGCATTTTTTGCACTTCTGCTCGAAAACAAGAACAGTATTATTGATGATGAAAATATTAAAATTTCTCTTTGGCCCAAAGAAGAAGTGAGTGATGAGAGACTTAGAACGTTTATAAGAAGAGTCAGAGCAAAAACTTCAAAAAAGTTAATAAATAATGTAAAGGGAGTAGGGTATCAAATCTATTTTACCAGTGTAAATTCTATCTATAATTTTTAA